A single genomic interval of Lathyrus oleraceus cultivar Zhongwan6 chromosome 7, CAAS_Psat_ZW6_1.0, whole genome shotgun sequence harbors:
- the LOC127101571 gene encoding ribonuclease 1 — translation MKLLPSLLFSMFFLHFYFYYSASINFDYFMLAETWPKSFCKKNQCIPNVPLEFTVHGLWPKNNTRPHTYECSTDPNLVDDMDTKLNKVWPSLTGNNKKFWNQEWKRHGTCSKMSSVNYFNHAIVLYEKNNIKDILKKPLTPGGAAALTPGGAANSADIQMLIKSVTGFEPQLDCEKNSADLLEVRLCFDTDLSNPTYISCPSHLVCPRRINLPL, via the exons ATGAAGTTGTTACCATCATTATTATTCTCTATGTTCTTCTTACACTTCTATTTTTATTATTCTGCAAGTATCAATTTTGATTACTTCATGTTGGCCGAAACATGGCCAAAATCCTTCTGCAAGAAAAATCAATGTATCCCAAATGTCCCATTAGAATTTACTGTGCACGGTCTCTGGCCTAAGAACAACACCCGACCTCACACATATGAATGTTCAACAGATCCAAATTTG GTTGACGATATGGATACTAAGCTTAACAAAGTTTGGCCGTCTTTAACGGGAAACAACAAGAAATTTTGGAATCAAGAGTGGAAAAGGCATGGCACTTGCTCAAAAATGTCATCGGTTAATTACTTTAATCACGCTATAGTTCTCTATGAGaaaaataatatcaaagacattCTAAAGAAGCCTCTAACACCGGGTGGAGCTGCGGCTCTAACACCAGGTGGAGCCGCAAATTCAGCTGATATTCAGATGCTTATAAAGTCAGTCACGGGATTTGAACCACAACTTGATTGTGAAAAGAATTCTGCAGATTTGCTGGAGGTTAGATTATGCTTTGATACTGATCTATCAAATCCCACCTATATAAGCTGTCCTTCTCATTTAGTCTGTCCACGTCGTATAAATTTACCattataa